atGTATATATTCTCACTATTgtaattttactgctgctctttaattacttttttattttatatctTATTCTTgtccatattttttttaactgcattgttgcttTGGGGCTCatacgtaagcatttcactgtaaggtgaaatgttgtattgtattcggcacatgggATAAATAAAAGGTGATTCGATTTTTTTCCACACCCACCACAAGAGTAAACATGTTTTTCTTGCTGCACAGTATGTATTGTGTAAAGCATATTGTGCGAGCTGCCATTACCAGTAACCTGACAACGACACAGCTGTTGttgtatctctccatccctgcacAGTACTGCCATCACACTGAGCCCACACTCTAACAAGTGTCACACATTATAATCCTCAAACTACCTTTCTCTATGGATGAATATGACAAAGTCCCTCACCTATTTTGAAACCACCTGTCTGTATGCTCTATGATGGATGAAGCGGGAATCCGAAGTCAGTTTCTACAATTCTTGAACAAGATTTGATCCCTAATgttgatgtctgtgtgtgtatttgatccCTGATgttgatgtctgtgtgtgtgtgtttgatcccGCCAGGTGTGTGAGTCCATGAGGTCGTCCATGCTGGTCCTGCTCCTCATGGTCAGTGCCCAGGCAGTGGCCACCATGGGAGGGGACTTCTGCCCCCCGGTCTCCGTTCAGCAGCAAGGCCCTGCCCCCAAAAGGACCCCTAACTCTGCCCCCACCGTGGATCCCAAACTGTTCACCAAGCGACGCTACCGCTCGCCCCGCGTTCTCTTCAGTGCCCAGCCGCCCGACACTGAGCCCATGGGACGCCAGGGGTCCGGGGCCAGCAGGGCAAGGCGCAGGGTTGGTCAGCCGAAGCACCGGGGGGTGTACTCTGTGTGTGAGAGCATCAGCGTCTGGGTAGGCAACAAGACCAAGGCCACGGATATATCTGGCAACGAGGTGGAGGTGTTCCCGGATGTGAACATTAACAACGTGAAGAAGAAGCAGTACTTTTTTGAGACCACGTGCCGTGGCGCACGGGGAGGCAGCACTGGCTGCCTGGGCATCGATGGGCGACACTGGAACTCCTA
This genomic window from Oncorhynchus nerka isolate Pitt River linkage group LG2, Oner_Uvic_2.0, whole genome shotgun sequence contains:
- the ngfb gene encoding nerve growth factor, translated to MRSSMLVLLLMVSAQAVATMGGDFCPPVSVQQQGPAPKRTPNSAPTVDPKLFTKRRYRSPRVLFSAQPPDTEPMGRQGSGASRARRRVGQPKHRGVYSVCESISVWVGNKTKATDISGNEVEVFPDVNINNVKKKQYFFETTCRGARGGSTGCLGIDGRHWNSYCTNSHTFVRALTSFKNLVAWRLIRINVACVCVLSRKSWRQ